Proteins encoded within one genomic window of Brassica rapa cultivar Chiifu-401-42 chromosome A09, CAAS_Brap_v3.01, whole genome shotgun sequence:
- the LOC117127846 gene encoding glycine-rich cell wall structural protein 1-like gives MQGAGGGGDGGGGQGTGIGGGGDGGGGQGTGIGGGGDGCTQLTQGVGGGITTGVTTGGGGGKKGGGTQIIGGIGGNSSNGGGRVNTGGGSHNGGGGDGTNGGGNASTGGGGEGNMKIGGGEGGGGEGTRGVGGGGGGDGTKGGGVGLGRGLGRDGARGGGGDGANGGGRGLGRGGWRGG, from the exons ATGCAAGGCGCAGGAGGAGGTGGTGATGGTGGAGGTGGACAAGGAACCGGGATTGGCGGTGgcggtgatggtggtggtgggcAAGGAACCGGTATTGGAGGTGGTGGTGATGGTTGTACACAATTAACACAAGGAGTTGGCGGTGGTATAACCACCGGAGTAACcaccggaggaggaggaggcaagAAAGG AGGAGGCACCCAAATTATTGGTGGCATAGGTGGAAACTCATCCAATGGCGGTGGTAGAGTGAACACGGGTGGTGGCAGCCATAATGGCGGCGGAGGAGATGGAACCAACGGTGGCGGGAACGCTAGTACTGGTGGCGGCGGCGAAGGGAATATGAAAATAGGTGGTGGAGAGGGAGGAGGAGGTGAAGGAACAAGAGGCGTAGGGGGTGGTGGAGGTGGTGATGGAACTAAAGGCGGTGGAGTTGGCCTTGGACGCGGTCTTGGACGTGATGGTGCAcgcggtggtggtggagatggAGCCAACGGCGGTGGACGTGGTCTTGGACGCGGTGGCTGGCGTGGTGGTTGA
- the LOC103842879 gene encoding proline-rich extensin-like protein EPR1: MMTPTPVLGGGTPGFIGIPPPVQDLPPILPPPVQDFPSILPPPVQDLPSMLPPPVQEFPPILPPPAQDLPSMFPPPAQELPPPVQDFPQILPPPAQEFPPVLPPPVQNFPQILPPPVQEFPPILPPPVQDFPPVFSTPPILQDPPTEPIFSTPPALGEFPPQAPVFTTPPEVTNPWLPPEQPPVTSIPTIPENPYPNPDMGSNQLPPPSWDSPPFNR; the protein is encoded by the coding sequence ATGATGACGCCAACTCCTGTATTAGGCGGCGGTACCCCGGGATTCATCGGTATACCTCCGCCGGTGCAAGACCTTCCTCCTATTTTACCTCCACCGGTTCAAGACTTCCCTTCAATATTGCCTCCACCGGTTCAAGACCTTCCTTCCATGCTTCCTCCACCGGTTCAAGAGTTCCCGCCAATTTTGCCTCCACCGGCTCAAGACCTTCCTTCAATGTTTCCTCCACCGGCTCAAGAGTTGCCTCCACCGGTTCAAGACTTTCCACAGATTTTACCTCCACCGGCTCAAGAGTTCCCGCCAGTTTTGCCTCCACCGGTTCAAAACTTTCCACAGATTTTACCTCCACCGGTTCAAGAATTTCCGCCGATTCTACCACCACCGGTTCAAGACTTCCCACCGGTTTTCTCAACACCACCAATCCTACAAGATCCACCAACAGAACCAATATTCTCCACGCCACCAGCTCTTGGAGAATTCCCACCGCAAGCTCCCGTCTTCACCACGCCACCGGAAGTAACGAATCCATGGCTACCGCCAGAGCAACCGCCGGTTACGTCCATACCAACCATACCGGAAAATCCATATCCAAACCCGGACATGGGTTCAAATCAGCTTCCTCCACCCTCTTGGGATTCACCACCATTTAATCGTTAA